Genomic window (Bacteroidota bacterium):
ACTAGGTTTGCAGAAAGCAGATGAAATTATTACCTCTGATTTTACCTTTATTTCAACCGCTGAAACGATAGGATTACTTGGGTTTGATCCTGTTTTTGCAGAAGTTGATACAAATACCTTCAATATTTCTCCTTCCTTCATAGAAAAAGTCATTACTTCCCGGACAAAGGCGATTGTTCCTGTCCATCTTTTTGGCCAGTGTTCTGATATGGATGAAATCATGAGAATTGCCTCCGAATATCACCTGCAGGTAGTGGAAGATGCAGCCCAGGCGCTGGGAGCGGAATATACTTTTGCCGACGGTGCGGTAAAAAAGGCCGGAACAATTGGGAAGATAGGCTGTACTTCGTTTTTCCCATCCAAAAACCTGGGATGTTATGGTGACGGAGGCGCTATATTTACCAATGATGATGAACTTGCTGAAAATCTTCGTTCCATTGCGAATCACGGGATGAAGGTCAGGTATTATCACGAACGGTTGGGAGTGAATTCACGGCTTGATGCTATTCAGGCTGCTATCCTGAGGGTCAAACTCAGGCACCTGGATGAATATAACCAGGCCAGGCAAAAGGTTGCGGACTTTTATGACCATGCTTTTGCAGGCCTTCCTGAGCTTATGGTTCCACAGCGGAATCCTCATTCGACGCATATTTTTAACCAATATACGCTGGTTTTGGAAGATAGCAGCTCCCGTGACCATTTGAAGGAATTCCTGAATTCAAAGGAAATCCCTTCAATGATCTATTATCCTGTTCCTTTGCACCTTCAAAATGCTTTTAAATACCTGGGTTATGGGCCAGGTGATTTCCCCGATACGGAGAGGCTTTGCAAATCGGTTATTTCTTTGCCCATGCATACTGAGCTGGATGAGGAACAACTGGATTTCATCAC
Coding sequences:
- a CDS encoding DegT/DnrJ/EryC1/StrS family aminotransferase — translated: MRKIEMVDLKSQYQHLKADIDEAIQNVINSAVFIKGSEVFNFENELANYLGVQHVISCGNGTDALQIALMGLGLQKADEIITSDFTFISTAETIGLLGFDPVFAEVDTNTFNISPSFIEKVITSRTKAIVPVHLFGQCSDMDEIMRIASEYHLQVVEDAAQALGAEYTFADGAVKKAGTIGKIGCTSFFPSKNLGCYGDGGAIFTNDDELAENLRSIANHGMKVRYYHERLGVNSRLDAIQAAILRVKLRHLDEYNQARQKVADFYDHAFAGLPELMVPQRNPHSTHIFNQYTLVLEDSSSRDHLKEFLNSKEIPSMIYYPVPLHLQNAFKYLGYGPGDFPDTERLCKSVISLPMHTELDEEQLDFITKSVLEFFGR